CTATTTCTTGAAATACAACGTCAGCGTAAATGAATTTAGTCAAATCATTCAAGAGCCTGAATTTCAATCCTTGGCATTAGACGAACAAAAACAAATGGTGCTTGAAATGTTGGATTTAAATCAAATGTATGTTTCATTATCCGAAATGGATGATGAGCAATTTGCAGGTTGCTTAAATGATGACGATAAAGCGTTAAGCCGTGAATTCTATCAATCAGCAAAAAATCAAGCGGAGAAAAAAGATGGCGAATAATAAAACGTTATTTGATTGGGTGGAAGACCGCAAATCAACGCTGGAAGAAATAGAACAGACAGATTTTTTCGCGCTGCCTGAATTTGTAGAACGCAATTTAAAATATCCGTTTTTTGAATGGCAAAAATCGGCTTTAGAAAACTTTGTGATTTTTGACCGCGCTTCAAAATTAAAGGATTTCCCTGACATCAAAAACCGCCCTACCCATTTGCTGTTCAATATGGCAAC
This portion of the Dickeya chrysanthemi NCPPB 402 genome encodes:
- a CDS encoding DEAD/DEAH box helicase family protein gives rise to the protein MANNKTLFDWVEDRKSTLEEIEQTDFFALPEFVERNLKYPFFEWQKSALENFVIFDRASKLKDFPDIKNRPTHLLFNMATGAGKTMMMAALILYYFEKGYRHFLFFVNQNNIV